One stretch of Bombina bombina isolate aBomBom1 chromosome 7, aBomBom1.pri, whole genome shotgun sequence DNA includes these proteins:
- the RPS18 gene encoding 40S ribosomal protein S18 has product MSLVIPEKFQHILRVLNTNIDGRRKIAFAITAIKGVGRRYAHVVLRKADIDLTKRAGELTEDEVERVVTIMQNPRQYKIPDWFLNRQKDIKDGKYSQVLANGLDNKLREDLERLKKIKAHRGLRHFWGLRVRGQHTKTTGRRGRTVGVSKKK; this is encoded by the exons ATG tCTCTTGTTATCCCGGAGAAGTTCCAGCACATTCTTCGTGTTCTGAACACGAATATCGATGGACGCAGGAAGATTGCCTTTGCGATCACTGCTATTAAG GGTGTAGGACGTCGTTATGCACATGTGGTTCTTCGTAAAGCCGACATCGATCTGACAAAAAGAGCTGGAGAACTCACAGAAGATGAG gttgaaCGCGTAGTCACAATTATGCAGAATCCTCGTCAGTACAAGATCCCAGACTGGTTCCTCAACAGGCAAAAAGACATCAAGGATGGCAAATACAGCCAG GTTTTGGCTAACGGTCTGGACAACAAACTCCGTGAAGATCTGGAGCGGCTCAAGAAGATAAAGGCGCACAGAGGCCTGCGTCACTTCTGGGG CTTGCGTGTCAGAGGTCAGCATACAAAGACCACTGGACGTCGTGGACGCACAGTTGGTGTGTCCAAGAAGAAGTAA